Proteins encoded in a region of the Lujinxingia litoralis genome:
- a CDS encoding dihydrolipoamide acetyltransferase family protein — protein MRSEVVMPQMGESVTEGTVTAWLKEIGDVVERDEPLFEITTDKVDAEVPSPIAGVLVERLAKVGDTVEINTVVAVLDTEAKAGEVPAAAPESAAKAAASTVASTGAASGARTSGATATALAEAPTPSRGGVPSREELRRTRSTPLVRRIAQEHGIADLSQIDGSGLSGRVTKADIMAFIESGAHERAQGTNGSTGRIAQPSRPAPASPGLAPGERDHFEPMGPQRAAIAEHMIRSRATSAHAHTIHEIDFSAVFAARKRMKAEFEERGVKLTFTAFMVKAVADALRAFPVVNASLDGDQLLYRGDINVGVAVALEASLIVPVVRNVDELSLLGIARSINDLAERARTKRLKPDEVRGGTFTLSNHGIFGPEFGVPIINQPQTAIISTGAIKKRVVVDQKTDAIMVRPTAIFCMSFDHRTIDGATADKFLAHIRQTLEGWE, from the coding sequence ATGCGAAGCGAAGTGGTCATGCCGCAGATGGGAGAGTCGGTTACCGAGGGTACGGTGACCGCATGGCTCAAAGAGATCGGCGATGTTGTCGAGCGTGATGAGCCGCTCTTCGAGATCACCACCGATAAGGTCGACGCCGAGGTACCCAGCCCCATCGCCGGGGTGCTGGTGGAACGTCTGGCGAAGGTGGGCGATACGGTGGAGATCAATACGGTGGTCGCCGTGCTCGACACCGAGGCGAAGGCCGGCGAGGTCCCGGCCGCCGCGCCCGAGAGCGCGGCGAAGGCCGCCGCGTCGACGGTCGCTTCGACCGGGGCGGCGTCCGGCGCGCGCACCTCGGGAGCCACGGCCACCGCGCTGGCGGAGGCCCCCACCCCCAGCCGCGGGGGCGTGCCTTCGCGCGAGGAGCTTCGCCGCACCCGCTCCACCCCGCTGGTGCGCCGGATCGCGCAGGAGCACGGCATCGCCGACCTCTCGCAGATCGATGGCAGCGGTCTGAGCGGCCGGGTGACCAAGGCCGATATCATGGCCTTTATCGAGTCGGGCGCTCATGAGCGCGCGCAGGGCACCAATGGCTCGACCGGCCGCATCGCTCAGCCCTCGCGTCCGGCGCCGGCTTCTCCGGGACTTGCCCCCGGGGAGCGTGATCACTTTGAGCCGATGGGCCCGCAACGCGCGGCGATCGCTGAGCATATGATCCGCTCGCGTGCCACCAGTGCCCATGCGCATACCATCCATGAGATCGATTTCTCGGCGGTGTTTGCCGCCCGCAAGCGCATGAAGGCCGAGTTTGAGGAGCGGGGCGTCAAGCTCACCTTCACCGCCTTCATGGTCAAAGCGGTGGCCGACGCGCTGCGCGCTTTCCCGGTGGTCAATGCCTCGCTGGATGGCGACCAGCTGCTCTACCGCGGCGACATCAACGTGGGGGTGGCTGTGGCGCTGGAGGCTTCGCTGATCGTGCCGGTGGTGCGTAACGTCGATGAGCTCAGCCTGCTGGGCATTGCCCGCTCCATCAACGATCTGGCCGAGCGCGCCCGCACCAAGCGGCTGAAGCCCGATGAGGTCCGCGGCGGCACCTTTACCCTCTCTAACCACGGCATCTTCGGGCCTGAGTTCGGCGTGCCGATCATCAATCAGCCTCAGACCGCGATCATCAGCACCGGGGCCATCAAAAAGCGTGTGGTTGTCGATCAGAAGACCGACGCCATCATGGTGCGGCCCACGGCGATCTTCTGCATGTCCTTTGACCACCGCACGATCGACGGGGCGACCGCCGATAAGTTTCTGGCGCATATCCGCCAGACCCTTGAGGGGTGGGAGTGA
- the trxA gene encoding thioredoxin, protein MTTHTFNKNNFNDEVVNADVPVIVDLWAPWCGPCRALSPVIDKLAGEFDGQVKVGKINIDEEPELAQAFNARSIPMVVAMRGNDVVDVMLGFQGEQPLRKLFEKASAAK, encoded by the coding sequence GTGACGACGCATACCTTCAACAAGAACAACTTCAATGACGAAGTGGTCAACGCCGATGTTCCCGTGATCGTCGACCTGTGGGCCCCCTGGTGTGGTCCCTGTCGGGCACTGAGCCCGGTCATCGACAAGCTCGCTGGCGAGTTTGACGGTCAGGTCAAGGTTGGCAAGATCAACATCGATGAGGAGCCCGAGCTGGCCCAGGCGTTCAACGCTCGCTCCATCCCCATGGTCGTGGCCATGCGCGGTAACGACGTGGTGGACGTGATGCTGGGCTTCCAGGGCGAGCAGCCCCTGCGCAAGCTCTTTGAAAAGGCCAGCGCGGCGAAGTAA
- a CDS encoding lactate racemase domain-containing protein, whose protein sequence is MNTSNPWTPPESALTRAIDWTLATSDHTPELEGKRLLVVIPDTTRPLDLAGALYAVLSHLRAGEPASISVLVALGLHRALALSELRPLLTICRQLGATLTQHTPHHPRLSMPGADVGLLSAPEADALVGYPQTRSERPLPALLHPMLFQHDRILVVGTVEPHQYAGFSGGVKALAIGCAGAETIATMHGLELLRHPGTRLGRIDNNPFQEALWRVADLPCPIDALQIVPGTPEPRALLYGPVRPTFERACQLAGEAFFYRCDEPLPWLHIRLPPSKADNFYQASRAATYAALLEHTALAPGGWIVLEAECHEGVGRGDGERAFARAMQRGKERLLAELRGQATSPEPHAGGQQRAYVLALALDRNPVALITPEPLPELDTMGIRQFRTLKEAHTTLNLPLVPGVSLLDIFTGLPVLATDENAGPPR, encoded by the coding sequence TTGAACACCTCCAACCCCTGGACGCCTCCTGAGAGCGCGCTGACCCGCGCCATCGACTGGACCCTCGCCACCTCGGATCACACCCCCGAGCTCGAAGGGAAGCGCCTGCTGGTGGTCATCCCCGACACCACACGCCCCCTCGACCTGGCCGGCGCGCTCTACGCGGTGCTGAGCCACCTCAGAGCCGGGGAGCCCGCCAGCATCTCGGTGCTGGTAGCCCTGGGACTCCACCGCGCGCTGGCCCTCTCCGAGCTCCGCCCGCTGCTCACCATCTGCCGGCAGCTCGGCGCCACCCTCACCCAGCATACCCCCCACCATCCCCGGCTCTCGATGCCCGGTGCCGACGTGGGCCTGCTCAGCGCCCCCGAGGCCGACGCACTGGTGGGCTACCCGCAAACGCGCTCCGAACGCCCGCTCCCGGCGCTCCTGCATCCGATGCTCTTCCAGCACGATCGCATCCTGGTGGTGGGCACGGTGGAACCCCACCAGTACGCCGGGTTCTCCGGCGGGGTCAAAGCCCTGGCCATCGGCTGCGCCGGCGCCGAAACGATCGCCACCATGCACGGCCTGGAGCTCCTGCGTCACCCCGGCACTCGCCTGGGTCGCATCGACAACAACCCCTTCCAGGAGGCCCTCTGGCGGGTGGCCGACCTGCCCTGCCCGATCGACGCTCTGCAGATCGTGCCCGGCACCCCCGAGCCCCGCGCCCTCCTCTACGGCCCGGTTCGCCCCACCTTTGAGCGGGCCTGCCAGCTGGCCGGGGAGGCCTTCTTCTACCGCTGTGACGAGCCCCTGCCCTGGCTGCACATCCGGCTGCCCCCGAGCAAAGCCGACAACTTCTACCAGGCCTCGCGCGCGGCCACCTACGCCGCGCTCCTGGAGCACACGGCGCTGGCCCCCGGTGGCTGGATCGTGCTGGAGGCCGAATGCCACGAGGGCGTCGGCCGCGGCGATGGCGAGCGCGCCTTTGCCCGGGCGATGCAGCGGGGCAAAGAACGCCTGCTGGCCGAACTGCGCGGTCAGGCCACCTCGCCAGAGCCCCACGCCGGCGGCCAGCAACGCGCCTACGTGCTGGCGCTGGCCCTGGATCGTAACCCCGTGGCACTCATCACCCCCGAGCCCCTGCCCGAGCTCGACACCATGGGCATCCGGCAATTTCGCACCCTCAAAGAGGCCCACACCACGCTGAACCTTCCCCTGGTCCCGGGCGTCTCCCTTCTCGACATCTTCACCGGCCTGCCGGTGCTCGCCACCGACGAGAACGCCGGCCCCCCGCGCTGA
- a CDS encoding tetratricopeptide repeat protein, translating to MSDVKQAPEQLSEAHQAMWSQLEAELNPLIEAGAPHQAVSRLSAMIDMMGPGAESPSERSDDDLLRGRLLSRRAELHLDLDELDDALADAQAAWKAGWRDGATMAVAGWASYQLDQPEAAQAYFNEAISREGDDPAILMGRALVAVELEEYEEARADLTHALTFDGENAEILALRGEVHLRLSEIQAAERDLRAARELEPEDPDYALAMARLHMLRAQIDDALSLLDIAVGEGSDFALEAILMRSHLRLVRGEHRLAREDALRASNSYPDEAFAFVQLASVQLAADKLQAAKKAAERAVLLDPSLPDAYSVRAVVYQREGDEEAAGADLERAQIAAPELPMFLLGPAYDSVEMPALDTSLLEALGKDFDPSAFGRAFGAGGDGTGAGAKLPGGDPFGMLDQLFDDSGNIRGAFKPLVEMALKQAPNIMKNLPRGMMPDVDEETLKKMDLSNLTTEQLEAQMRDFYKMMKSGGAPAEEAPAEQEDDADDER from the coding sequence ATGAGTGACGTGAAGCAAGCCCCCGAGCAGCTCTCCGAGGCGCATCAGGCGATGTGGTCGCAGCTTGAGGCCGAGCTCAATCCGTTGATTGAGGCCGGAGCGCCGCATCAGGCGGTGAGCCGGTTGAGCGCGATGATCGACATGATGGGGCCGGGCGCCGAGAGCCCCTCGGAGCGCAGCGATGATGACCTGCTGCGCGGGCGGCTCTTGAGCCGGCGTGCCGAGCTGCACCTGGACCTCGACGAGCTCGATGACGCCCTGGCCGATGCCCAGGCGGCCTGGAAGGCTGGCTGGCGCGACGGAGCCACCATGGCCGTAGCCGGCTGGGCCAGCTACCAGCTCGATCAGCCCGAGGCGGCTCAGGCCTACTTCAACGAGGCGATCAGCCGAGAGGGTGATGACCCGGCCATTCTTATGGGCCGCGCGCTGGTGGCCGTGGAGCTGGAGGAGTACGAGGAGGCCCGCGCCGACCTTACGCACGCGCTGACCTTTGATGGCGAAAACGCCGAGATTCTGGCGCTGCGTGGTGAGGTGCACCTGCGTCTGAGCGAGATCCAGGCCGCCGAGCGCGATCTGCGCGCCGCCCGCGAGCTGGAGCCTGAGGACCCGGACTACGCTCTGGCGATGGCTCGCCTGCATATGCTGCGCGCGCAGATCGATGACGCGCTCAGCCTGCTCGATATTGCGGTTGGCGAGGGCAGTGACTTTGCGCTGGAAGCCATCCTGATGCGCAGTCATCTGCGCCTGGTGCGTGGGGAGCATCGCCTGGCCCGGGAAGACGCGCTGCGCGCGTCCAATTCCTATCCCGACGAGGCCTTTGCCTTTGTGCAACTCGCCAGCGTGCAGCTGGCCGCGGACAAGCTTCAGGCGGCGAAGAAGGCCGCGGAGCGTGCGGTGCTCCTCGATCCCAGCCTCCCCGACGCCTACAGCGTGCGCGCTGTCGTCTATCAGCGGGAAGGCGATGAGGAGGCCGCCGGCGCCGACCTGGAGCGCGCCCAGATCGCGGCGCCGGAGCTCCCGATGTTTTTGCTCGGTCCGGCCTACGATTCGGTGGAGATGCCCGCGCTGGATACCTCGCTTCTGGAGGCGCTGGGCAAAGACTTCGATCCCTCGGCCTTTGGTCGCGCTTTTGGGGCCGGCGGCGATGGTACCGGCGCCGGCGCGAAGCTGCCCGGTGGCGATCCCTTTGGCATGCTCGACCAGCTCTTTGATGACTCGGGCAACATCCGCGGCGCGTTTAAACCCCTGGTCGAGATGGCGCTCAAGCAGGCGCCCAACATCATGAAAAACCTGCCCCGAGGCATGATGCCCGACGTTGACGAGGAGACACTCAAAAAGATGGATCTCTCCAACCTCACGACCGAGCAGCTCGAAGCGCAGATGCGGGACTTTTATAAGATGATGAAGTCGGGCGGTGCTCCCGCAGAGGAGGCGCCGGCCGAACAGGAGGATGACGCCGACGACGAGCGCTGA
- the topA gene encoding type I DNA topoisomerase: MSKLVIVESPSKAKTIQKYLPKEFVVKASLGHIRDLPDNASQMPAKYKKESWASLGVNTEEGFDAVYVVKDPRSKKAIKELKAELKKADALYLATDEDREGEAISWHLLAELKPKVPTHRMVFHEITKTAIERALENTREVDDHLVAAQETRRILDRLVGYPLSLLVGKKIKYGLSAGRVQSVAVRLLVERERERRRFKMGSYWDLKAQMSEKGAAFEAVLQQVDGTRVATGKDFDENTGQIAKGKKVLLLDEKQAKKMVDQLASRPWTVEEISERQYTTRPKPPFITSTLQQEASRKLGLSAKDTMRVAQSLYENGFITYMRTDSVNLSQQALGAARKAASELYGAEYVADKPRVYASKSKGAQEAHEAIRPTGDAFVHPQKSGLKGRDRKLYDLIWKRTVASQMADAKKTSVRVDLKVSDEEHTYVFRANGNRIDFAGFMRAYVEGADDPEAALEDREVLLPALQEGASVDCNELEAIGHETKPPARYTEASLVKVLEEEGVGRPSTYATIMSKITAGEKYGRKVGRTLVPTYMAFAVTEFLEKHFGELVDTQFTARMEDDLDEIAAGKGSKVEYLHEFYRRKGAFADKVTEGEEKIEPDLAREVMLEDFPATLKVGRYGPYVQIEVEGETKTVDVPDDIPPADLDYDKILKLLEKREQGPESLGIHPEKGEPIFLMNGRYGAYFQLGERTEDNKKPPTASVPRGMKPEDVTLEQAAQLLDLPRTLGDHPEDGEPVEAGIGRYGPFVKHGKEYRNLPEQEMVFTVTLEQALELLAQPKGRRASTRKVLKELGKDPDSGKPINVLDGRYGPYVKLGKVNASLPKGTNPDDMTLEKALELIEQKSAG; this comes from the coding sequence ATGTCGAAACTTGTGATCGTGGAATCGCCCTCGAAGGCGAAGACCATTCAAAAATACCTGCCCAAGGAGTTTGTGGTGAAGGCCTCGCTGGGCCATATCCGCGATCTCCCGGACAACGCCAGCCAGATGCCGGCGAAGTATAAAAAAGAGTCCTGGGCGAGCCTCGGGGTCAATACCGAGGAGGGCTTTGACGCGGTCTACGTGGTCAAGGATCCGCGGTCCAAGAAGGCGATCAAGGAGCTGAAGGCCGAGCTCAAGAAAGCCGACGCCCTCTACCTCGCAACGGATGAAGACCGTGAGGGAGAGGCGATCAGCTGGCACCTGTTGGCCGAGCTCAAGCCCAAGGTTCCGACCCACCGCATGGTCTTTCACGAGATCACCAAGACGGCCATCGAGCGCGCCCTGGAGAACACCCGGGAGGTCGATGATCATCTGGTGGCCGCTCAGGAAACTCGCCGCATTCTGGACCGCCTGGTGGGGTATCCGCTCTCGCTGCTGGTGGGCAAGAAGATCAAGTACGGTCTCTCGGCCGGCCGCGTGCAGTCGGTGGCGGTGCGCCTGCTGGTGGAGCGGGAGCGGGAGCGCCGTCGCTTTAAGATGGGGTCGTACTGGGATCTGAAGGCCCAGATGAGCGAGAAGGGTGCTGCTTTTGAGGCGGTGCTTCAGCAGGTCGACGGCACCCGGGTGGCAACCGGCAAAGATTTTGATGAGAACACCGGCCAGATCGCCAAAGGCAAGAAGGTCCTGCTTTTGGATGAGAAGCAGGCCAAGAAGATGGTCGACCAGCTGGCCAGCCGCCCCTGGACGGTGGAGGAGATCAGCGAGCGTCAGTACACCACCCGTCCCAAGCCTCCTTTCATCACCTCGACCCTGCAGCAGGAGGCCAGCCGCAAGCTGGGGCTGTCGGCCAAGGACACCATGCGCGTGGCGCAGTCGCTCTACGAGAACGGTTTCATCACCTACATGCGTACCGACTCGGTGAACCTCTCGCAGCAGGCGCTGGGTGCGGCCCGCAAGGCCGCCAGCGAGCTCTACGGGGCGGAGTACGTGGCCGATAAGCCGCGAGTGTATGCCTCGAAGTCCAAGGGGGCTCAGGAGGCTCACGAGGCGATTCGTCCCACCGGCGACGCCTTCGTGCATCCGCAGAAGTCGGGGCTGAAGGGCCGCGATCGCAAGCTCTACGACCTGATCTGGAAGCGTACCGTGGCCAGTCAGATGGCCGACGCCAAAAAGACCAGCGTGCGCGTGGATCTGAAGGTCAGTGACGAGGAGCACACCTACGTGTTCCGCGCCAACGGCAACCGCATTGACTTCGCCGGCTTCATGCGGGCGTACGTCGAAGGCGCCGACGACCCGGAAGCGGCCCTCGAAGATCGCGAGGTCCTGCTGCCCGCGCTCCAGGAAGGCGCCAGCGTGGACTGCAATGAGCTTGAGGCCATCGGTCACGAGACCAAGCCGCCGGCGCGCTACACCGAGGCTTCGCTGGTCAAGGTGCTCGAGGAAGAAGGGGTGGGGCGTCCGAGTACCTACGCCACGATCATGAGCAAGATCACCGCTGGCGAGAAGTACGGGCGCAAGGTCGGGCGCACGCTGGTGCCCACCTACATGGCCTTTGCGGTCACCGAGTTTCTGGAGAAGCATTTCGGCGAGCTGGTCGACACGCAGTTCACCGCGCGGATGGAAGACGATCTCGATGAGATCGCCGCGGGCAAGGGCTCCAAGGTCGAGTACCTGCACGAGTTCTACCGTCGCAAGGGCGCGTTTGCCGATAAGGTCACCGAGGGCGAGGAGAAGATCGAGCCCGACCTGGCCCGAGAGGTCATGCTGGAGGACTTCCCGGCCACGCTCAAGGTGGGACGCTACGGGCCTTACGTGCAGATCGAGGTCGAGGGCGAGACCAAGACCGTGGACGTGCCCGATGACATTCCGCCGGCCGACCTGGATTACGACAAAATCCTCAAGCTGCTGGAGAAGCGCGAGCAGGGACCGGAGTCCTTGGGGATCCACCCGGAGAAGGGCGAGCCGATTTTCTTGATGAACGGTCGCTACGGCGCGTATTTCCAGCTGGGCGAGCGCACCGAAGACAACAAGAAGCCGCCGACCGCCTCGGTGCCCCGGGGCATGAAGCCCGAGGATGTGACGCTGGAGCAGGCCGCGCAGCTTCTGGATCTGCCGCGCACCCTGGGCGATCACCCCGAGGATGGGGAGCCGGTGGAGGCGGGTATCGGGCGCTACGGGCCCTTTGTGAAGCACGGCAAGGAGTACCGAAACCTGCCGGAGCAGGAGATGGTCTTCACCGTGACGCTGGAGCAGGCGCTGGAGCTGCTGGCGCAGCCCAAGGGGCGTCGTGCGAGCACGCGCAAGGTGCTCAAGGAGCTGGGTAAGGATCCGGATAGTGGCAAGCCCATCAACGTGCTCGACGGGCGCTACGGGCCTTACGTGAAGCTGGGCAAGGTCAACGCGTCGCTTCCCAAGGGAACCAACCCCGACGACATGACCCTGGAGAAGGCCCTGGAGCTGATCGAGCAGAAGAGCGCTGGCTGA